One stretch of Carassius carassius chromosome 18, fCarCar2.1, whole genome shotgun sequence DNA includes these proteins:
- the LOC132092181 gene encoding poly [ADP-ribose] polymerase 1 encodes MADSQDDKLYKAEYAKSGRASCKKCKENIAKDSLRMAIMVQSPMFDGKVPHWHHFSCFWLRAAVQSPSDISGFTDLRWDDQQKVKKAIESGGATEGKGEQKGAAKGEKTLNDFAVEYAKSNRSTCKGCDQKIEKDHIRVSKKTVDPEKPQLGLIDRWYHTGCFVGRREELLFKPEYSASQLKGFAALRDEDKKELKKRLPAVKNEGKRKIDDVDGEVSKKQKKDDEKLELKLKEQSQLIWGIKDKLKKFCSVNDMKELLIANNQEVPSGESNIIDLLSDCMAFGSLKPCETCKGQLVFKSDAYYCTGNISAWTKCVFKIQTPDRKDWVTPKEFSEIPFLKKFKFKRQDRVFPKDAPPAAPTPSAAAVTSAGLSVSTATSKNLTEVPADKPLTGLKLLAVGKLRKNKDELKNAVEELGGKITGTANKAALCLSSKKEIEKMSKKMEEVRDAGVRVVAEDFLTDIKGSGKALQELISLHAISPWGAEVKVESQAAAPASKSTGAQSSKSTGRVKEEEGGSKSKKMKLTVKGGAAVDPDSGLENCAHVLDQNGKIYSATLGLVDIVRGTNSYYKLQLLEDDVMKQYWVFRSWGRVGTTIGGNKLDSFYDKNSAMDNFCSVYEEKTGNAWASSSFTKYPNKFYPLEIDYGQDEEAVKKLTASAGAKSKLDKPIQDLIRMIFDVESMKKAMVEFEIDLQKMPLGKLSKRQIQSAYSLLSEVQQALADSAAEAQILDLSNRFYTLIPHDFGMKKPPLLNNTDYIQQKVQMLDNLLDIEVAYSLLRGGVEDNKKDPIDINYEKLKTKIEVVDQSSSEAQLIVQYVKNTHAATHNTYTLDVEEIFKIDREGESQRFRPFRELHNRQLLWHGSRTTNYAGILSQGLRIAPPEAPVTGYMFGKGVYFADMVSKSANYCHTSQADPVGLLLLGEVALGNMHELKKASHITKLPKGKHSVKGLGSTAPDPRATVSLNGVDVPLGKGINTNTEDTSLLYNEYIVYDIAQVNLKYLLKIRFNYQTSLW; translated from the exons ATGGCTGATTCACAGGATGACAAACTCTACAAAGCCGAGTATGCGAAAAGCGGACGGGCCTCTTGCAAGAAATGCAAAGAAAACATAGCAAAAGACTCGCTGAGAATGGCCATTATGGTGCAG TCTCCCATGTTTGATGGCAAAGTGCCCCACTGGCACCATTTTTCCTGCTTTTGGCTCCGGGCTGCAGTACAGTCACCCTCTGACATATCTGGATTTACTGATCTCCGCTGGGATGACCAGCAAAAAGTGAAGAAAGCCATTGAGAGCGGAGGTGCTACAGAAG GGAAAGGAGAGCAGAAGGGAGCAGCTAAAGGGGAGAAGACACTGAATGACTTTGCAGTGGAGTACGCCAAATCCAACAGAAGCACCTGCAAAGGATGTGATCAAAAAATCGAAAAG GACCACATCCGTGTGTCAAAGAAGACGGTGGACCCAGAGAAACCTCAGCTTGGTCTAATCGATCGCTGGTACCACACGGGCTGCTTTGTGGGTCGCCGTGAGGAGCTATTGTTTAAACCAGAATACAGTGCCTCCCAGCTCAAAGGTTTCGCAGCTCTTCGAGATGAAGACAAAAAGGAGCTGAAGAAAAGACTTCCTGCAGTGAAGAATGAAGG gaAGAGAAAGATAGATGATGTAGATGGAGAAGTCTCCAAGAAACAGAAGAAAGATGATGAAAAACTGGAGCTGAAACTCAAG GAGCAAAGCCAGCTGATCTGGGGAATTAAGGACAAGCTGAAGAAATTCTGTTCTGTCAATGACATGAAGGAACTGCTTATTGCCAACAATCAGGAAGTTCCCTCTGGGGAGTCAAAT ATCATAGACCTGCTTTCAGATTGCATGGCTTTTGGGTCCTTGAAGCCTTGTGAGACTTGCAAAGGACAGCTTGTGTTTAAGAGTGATGCGTACTACTGTACAGGAAACATCTCTGCGTGGACCAAGTGTGTATTCAAGATTCAGACGCCTGATCGCAAAGACTGGGTCACTCCTAAG GAGTTCAGTGAGATTCCATTCCTGAAGAAGTTTAAGTTTAAACGGCAGGACCGTGTGTTTCCCAAAGATGCCCCTCCTGCAGCCCCCACCCCTTCTGCTGCTGCTGTGACCTCAGCCGGCCTGAGCGTGTCCACTGCCACCAGTAAGAACCTCACGGAGGTGCCTGCAG ACAAGCCTCTGACAGGACTGAAGCTATTGGCTGTGGGAAAACTTCGAAAGAACAAAGATGAGCTGAAAAATGCAGTGGAAGAACTGGGAGGAAAAATCACAGGCACTGCCAACAAAGCTGCTCTGTGCCTCAGCAGCAAGA AGGAGATTGAAAAAATGAGTAAGAAGATGGAAGAGGTGAGGGACGCAGGTGTGCGTGTGGTGGCAGAGGACTTCCTCACTGACATCAAGGGGTCCGGCAAGGCCCTCCAGGAGCTGATCTCCCTGCATGCCATCTCACCCTGGGGTGCTGAAGTTAAAGTTGAGTCCCAGGCTGCAGCCCCAGCCTCCAAATCCACTGGCGCTCAGTCCTCAAAGAGTACAGGCAGAGTCAAAGAGGAAGAAG GTGGAAGCAAATCGAAGAAAATGAAACTGACAGTGAAAGGAGGGGCAGCAGTTGATCCAGACTCAG GTCTGGAAAACTGTGCTCACGTACTGGATCAGAATGGGAAGATTTACAGTGCCACACTGGGTCTCGTGGACATCGTCAGAGGGACAAATTCATACTACAAACTACAGCTGCTGGAGGATGACGTCATGAAACA ATACTGGGTGTTCAGGTCATGGGGTCGAGTCGGCACTACCATTGGGGGAAACAAACTGGACAGTTTTTATGATAAGAACTCTGCCATGGACAATTTCTGCAGTGTGTATGAGGAAAAGACTGGAAATGCCTGGGCCTCCAGCAGTTTCACAAAATACCCCAACAAGTTTTATCCTCTAGAGATTGATTACGGACAG GACGAAGAGGCAGTGAAGAAGTTAACTGCGAGCGCAGGTGCCAAGTCCAAGCTGGACAAACCCATCCAAGACCTCATCCGAATGATCTTTGATGTGGAGAGCATGAAGAAAGCCATGGTTGAGTTTGAG ATTGACTTGCAGAAGATGCCTTTGGGAAAACTGAGTAAGCGACAGATCCAGAGTGCTTATTCCCTCCTGAGTGAGGTCCAACAG GCTTTGGCAGATAGCGCAGCAGAAGCACAGATCTTAGATCTGTCCAATCGCTTCTACACACTGATACCTCACGACTTCGGTATGAAGAAACCACCACTGTTGAATAACACGGATTACATACAG CAAAAGGTGCAAATGCTGGACAACCTGTTGGACATCGAGGTGGCCTACAGCCTGCTACGAGGAGGAGTGGAGGACAATAAGAAAGATCCCATCGATATTAACTATGAGAAACTCAAAACCAAAATTGAG GTGGTTGACCAGTCATCAAGTGAGGCTCAGCTTATCGTTCAATATGTGAAGAATACACACGCTGCTACTCACAACACCTACACACTGGATGTTGAGGAG ATCTTTAAGATCGACAGGGAAGGTGAGTCCCAGCGTTTCCGGCCCTTCAGAGAATTACACAACCGGCAGCTGCTGTGGCACGGCTCCCGCACCACTAACTACGCTGGTATCCTCTCTCAGGGTCTGCGTATCGCTCCTCCTGAAGCTCCAGTG ACAGGTTACATGTTTGGCAAAGGTGTTTACTTTGCTGACATGGTGTCGAAGAGTGCAAACTACTGCCACACGTCTCAGGCTGATCCTGTTGGCCTCCTCCTGTTAGGAGAAGTTGCCCTCGGAAACAT GCATGAATTGAAAAAGGCCTCACACATTACAAAGTTACCAAAGGGCAAACACAGTGTAAAAG GTTTGGGAAGCACTGCTCCAGACCCAAGAGCTACTGTATCTCTGAATGGAGTGGATGTTCCTCTGGGCAAAGGCATCAACACAAACACTGAAGACACAAGCCTGCTCTACAACGA GTACATTGTGTATGATATTGCTCAGGTTAACCTGAAATACCTGCTGAAGATTCGCTTCAACTACCAGACCTCTCTCTGGTGA
- the LOC132092182 gene encoding adenylate cyclase type 8-like → MVTFSDTSDMHKMLPPSCIPTPLSPGLRRKQLLWQNAVKHIISQRGLRQQFGVEPARKIHVTDAYIEEINQQICSKASRGITKRRSSVARVHPSFFGERSSSSSTQTRTSADYASDADFFVHWGHIIHGVYVPTLRHIFKSKDLEKLYQRHSSHTRRTSLVVTNIIDAAAKLHLLLLYLALVPDSSDILLGCFTGFFMACAIALCVLVLTCKRSHSPRWLHYAGMASWLSQTAQVLGGLAYGLERDQSWYVLFTLFATYTLLPLPLFWAIGAGTLTSILHLTSETIRHVSEVGLLRKIIAKALLYTSMNVAGLFIHYLTDRSQRQAFLETRRCIEGRMKLETENQRQERLVLSILPRFVALEMITDMTSMDDELDPQEFHKIYIHQYKDVSILFADIKGFTLLSMNMSAQELVCLLNELFGRFDRLVEEYDCLRIKILGDCYYCVSGVPEPQRAHARCCVEMGLAMISTTRSVRKQLNFDMDMRIGIHSGSVLCGVLGLQKWQFDVWSRDVGIANMLEAGGIPGRIHISRATLDCLDGSYQTEDGRGYERNEFLRKHKIDTFLICHKEEDLDEIEADHFKTRQNYRSWNKEILASFSHGSYTQLPTSSVCRSTSKEINKRIEHAIDLRSSERMRQEHITSATMVFKDTHIEEKFSQVRDEMFKTNLVCSFITFLLLMAVQALVPVPRLYYCTALQFALFLLGYLLLLMMVLAEEFRHSPSVLQQFCCWIHENNSMRNLLTLTAISINFSMALFDMIWCNSTETREISTSETEGYKTSQKPLTACTYPEFFFLSGVVSMVTCAVFLRLSSLLKLAILLLVVVMYSYFIEVFFHVLYLHEPEQEQSSRRKGVSILLMAMFVIAVFYNGRQWEATTRLDFLWRLQAQQEVQEMRDLREHNESLLHNILPAHVARHFLERNRHDQELYSQSYDEVGVMFASIAGFNEYYEQKEINHEGVESLRLLNEIIADFDELLEESYFLDIEKIKTIGSCYMAASGLSPDKQSRVVNDWHHLSELVLFALAMKETLKEINKKHSSNNFQLRVGIAHGPVVAGVIGATKPQYDIWGMTVNLASRMDSTGVSGRIQVPEATRNILEEWGFVLELRGEIYIKGVSERKGHIRTYFISTKRRQLSRNGITDREKNGRRGTTLAAVVFDLVQAIHREKQRGTNGGFTLPNNNFDNLKL, encoded by the exons ATGGTAACATTCAGTGACACATCTGACATGCACAAGATGCTGCCACCATCTTGTATACCCACTCCACTGTCGCCAGGCTTGCGGCGCAAACAACTGCTATGGCAGAATGCTGTGAAACACATCATCAGCCAACGGGGGCTGAGACAGCAGTTTGGCGTCGAGCCGGCCCGGAAAATTCATGTCACTGATGCCTACATTGAGGAAATCAACCAACAAATATGCAGCAAAGCATCACGGGGTATAACAAAACGGCGTTCCTCGGTTGCCAGAGTTCATCCCTCCTTTTTCGGGGAACGTAGCAGTTCATCCAGTACTCAGACTAGAACATCTGCAGACTATGCCAGTGATGCTGACTTTTTTGTGCACTGGGGCCACATCATCCATGGGGTGTATGTGCCAACATTGAGACACATCTTCAAATCCAAAGACCTTGAGAAGCTCTACCAACGTCATTCCTCACACACTAGAAGAACCTCATTAGTTGTCACAAACATTATTGATGCAGCTGCCAAACTGCACCTGCTTTTGCTCTACCTGGCACTGGTGCCTGACAGTTCAGACATACTGCTAGGCTGTTTTACGGGGTTCTTCATGGCTTGTGCAATTGCCCTGTGTGTTTTGGTACTTACCTGTAAACGCTCACATTCTCCAAGATGGTTGCATTATGCTGGTATGGCTAGCTGGTTGTCACAGACTGCTCAGGTATTGGGTGGGCTGGCATATGGGTTGGAAAGAGACCAATCCTGGTATGTTCTTTTCACCCTGTTTGCAACATACACCCTATTGCCACTGCCACTGTTCTGGGCTATTGGAGCTGGCACCCTCACTTCCATACTGCACCTCACTTCAGAGACAATACGTCATGTCAGCGAAGTGGGACTTCTAAGAAAG ATTATTGCCAAGGCTTTACTATACACAAGCATGAATGTGGCAGGTCTGTTCATCCATTACCTGACCGACCGGTCCCAGAGACAAGCCTTTCTTGAGACACGCCGCTGCATCGAAGGCCGCATGAAACTAGAAACGGAAAACCAGAGACAG GAGCGTTTGGTGCTGTCAATCTTGCCCCGCTTTGTGGCCTTGGAGATGATTACCGATATGACTTCTATGGATGATGAGCTTGATCCACAAgagtttcacaaaatatatatccaTCAGTATAAAGATGTCAG CATCCTCTTTGCTGATATTAAGGGCTTCACACTGTTATCCATGAACATGTCTGCTCAGGAGTTAGTGTGTTTACTCAATGAGCTCTTTGGACGTTTTGACCGGCTAGTCGAG GAATATGACTGCTTGAGGATAAAAATATTAGGGGACTGTTACTACTGTGTATCAGGGGTACCAGAGCCTCAGCGAGCACATGCACGCTGCTGTGTGGAGATGGGACTAGCTATGATCAGCACCACACG ATCTGTAAGGAAACAACTGAATTTTGACATGGATATGCGAATTGGGATCCACTCTGGCTCTGTTCTTTGTGGGGTTCTGGGTCTACAAAAATGGCAGTTTGATGTGTGGTCCAGGGATGTAGGCATTGCCAACATGCTTGAAGCAGGGGGGATCCCTGG ACGTATCCACATTTCACGTGCTACTTTGGACTGCCTGGATGGAAGCTACCAAACGGAGGACGGGCGTGGATATGAGCGCAATGAGTTCCTACGGAAACACAAGATTGACACTTTCCTTATCTGCCACAAGGAGGAGGATCTAGATGAAATTGAAGCAGATCATTTTAAAACTCGGCAAAACTACCGCTCCTGGAACAAAGAG ATCTTGGCTTCCTTCTCCCACGGCTCTTACACACAACTTCCTACATCCTCAGTGTGCAGATCTACATCCAAAGAGATCAACAAACGGATAGAGCATGCTATTGATCTCCGCAGCAGTGAGCGTATGCGTCAGGAGCACATCACTTCAGCTACGATGGTGTTTAAGGATACACATATTGAGGAGAAG TTCTCACAGGTAAGGGATGAGATGTTTAAGACCAATCTAGTATGCTCCTTCATCACGTTTCTTCTTCTCATGGCTGTCCAAGCCCTCGTTCCTGTACCCAG GTTGTATTACTGCACAGCATTGCAGTTCGCTCTGTTCTTGCTTGGATATCTATTACTGCTTATGATGGTCCTGGCCGAAGAGTTCAGACATTCTCCCAGTGTCCTTCAACAGTTCTGCTGCTGGATCCATGAAAACAACAGTATGCGGAACCTCCTCACTCTCACAGCTATATCCATCAACTTTAGCATGGCTCTGTTTGACATG ATATGGTGTAACTCTACTGAGACCAGAGAAATAAGCACCAGTGAAACAGAGGGATATAAGACCAGCCAGAAGCCCCTTACTGCCTGCACATATCCAGAG TTCTTTTTTCTAAGCGGGGTGGTTTCTATGGTGACCTGTGCTGTGTTCTTGAGGCTGAGCTCTCTCTTAAAGTTGGCTATTCTGTTGTTGGTGGTGGTCATGTATTCTTACTTCATTGAAGTGTTCTTTCACGTACTGTATCTACATGAACCAGAGCAGGAACAGTCAAGCAG AAGGAAGGGAGTCTCAATTCTGTTGATGGCGATGTTTGTCATAGCTGTGTTCTACAATGGTCGACAG TGGGAAGCAACAACACGGCTAGACTTCCTGTGGCGTTTGCAAGCTCAGCAGGAAGTGCAGGAGATGAGAGATCTGAGGGAACACAATGAGAGTCTGCTGCATAACATCCTGCCTGCACATGTTGCTCGTCACTTCCTAGAGAGGAACAGACATGATCAG GAGCTGTATTCTCAGTCCTATGATGAGGTGGGGGTAATGTTTGCCTCCATCGCTGGCTTTAATGAATACTACGAGCAGAAGGAGATCAATCACGAGGGAGTTGAGTCTCTCAGACTGCTCAATGAGATCATTGCAGACTTCGATGAG CTGTTGGAGGAGTCATATTTTTTGGACATTGAGAAAATCAAAACCATTGGGAGTTGCTACATGGCAGCATCTGGTCTATCACCTGATAAACAG TCTCGTGTTGTAAATGACTGGCATCATCTCAGTGAGTTGGTTCTGTTCGCTCTGGCTATGAAAGAGACCCTTAAAGAAATCAACAAAAAACATTCCTCAAACAATTTCCAGCTCCGCGTTG GAATTGCCCATGGTCCTGTTGTTGCTGGGGTCATCGGTGCCACTAAACCGCAGTATGATATCTGGGGCATGACAGTGAATTTGGCAAGTCGAATGGACAGCACTGGAGTCAGTGGAAGGATTCAGGTCCCTGAGGCCACACGTAATATTCTAGAAGAATGGGGCTTTGTGCTAGAGTTGCGTGGTGAGATATACATAAAGGGTGTCAGTGAGAGAAAAGGACATATCCGAACATACTTCATCAGCACCAAAAGGCGTCAGCTGTCAAGAAACGGGATTACAGACAGAGAAAAGAACGGACGGAGGGGGACCACGCTTGCCGCTGTGGTCTTTGACCTTGTACAGGCCAttcacagagagaaacagagaggtaCCAATGGAGGTTTCACTCTGCCAAACAACAACTTTGACAACTTAAAATTATGA